A window of Onychostoma macrolepis isolate SWU-2019 chromosome 01, ASM1243209v1, whole genome shotgun sequence contains these coding sequences:
- the LOC131545440 gene encoding NACHT, LRR and PYD domains-containing protein 12-like isoform X4: MPLPPKFSDEPITSDPSISRRRKRQRSSSPEPSCVSLKSERSMPLPPKFSDEPVTSEPSISRRRKRQRSPEPMQSLPSKFSDEAVTSDTSCHDQNGDQDPPQPVDDELQRVKYQHKTSMKIKYERLFDGTKLQENESLLNRIYTQLYIIEGESEGVNEEHEFLQMEKTARTQHSQDTPIYCNDIFKASAEPGCEEKDQIKTVLTKGIAGIGKTVSVQKFILDWAEGKANQDVDFMFVLPFRELNLIRDRQYSLHRLLLDFHPELQDLDSKIYEECKVVFLFDGLDESRNTLMFSDDQKVCDVTETSSVGVLMSKLMKGELLPSALIWITSRPAAANQIPSKYINRLTEIQGFNEPQKEEYFRKRISDQHQASRIISHIRRARSLHIMCHIPVFCWISSTVLQKLLEEDLSAEIPQTLTEMYIHFLLIQINTRNQKYEERDPEKLLQSNREMIVKLAEVAFKQLMKGNVMFYEEDLIESGIDVTDASVYSGICTEIFKEESVIHQRKVYSFVHLSVQEFLTAFYVIYCHLTKNNEPLQVFLRDLRIYRIYEDPLFGLQFPGATNKHDYKYRYDNHVSDTLHDLLRSAVIKALQSENGRLDLFLRFLLGVSLESNQRLLQDLLTHTENSSESIRETTQYIKEKIKFNDNFYNPSAAQSINLFLCLLEVKDQTLSREIQEFVKSDKHSEKLSPARCSTIAYILQMSEEPLDDMDFKKYTTSVEGRTRLIPAVINCRKALLSGCNFTAQHCEIVSLVLQSSNCILKDLDLSNNDLQDSGVKLLSDELKCPNCQLEILRLSGCSLADQSCESLSSALQSSNCVLRELDLSNNDLQDSGVKLLSDGLKSPNCQLQILSLSGCNLIGQHCESLSSALQSSNCVLRELDLSNNDLQDSGVKLLSDGLKSPNCQLQILRLSGCMVSEEGCGYLSSALSSNPSHLRELDLSYNHPGQSRVQLISDKLQDPNYKLQILNVDHGGDIRMTAGLQKYACDLTLDPNTAHTQLILSDENRKVTRVEEHQPYPDHPERFKKWYHVLCRESLTGRCYWEAEWSGSADISVSYKGKDGMSDFNFGWNDKSWNLNCSSSSLSVRHNKNYTDIPAVHSSSNRVGVYLDWSSGSLSFYSVSDTHTLTHLHTFNTTFTEPLYTVFTVYSNSSVALCQIKQQIQTHL; this comes from the exons CTGTCATGATCAAAATGGAGACCAGGATCCTCCTCAACCAGTAGACGATGAACTACAGAGAGTCAAATACCAGCACAAAACCAGCATGAAGATCAAGTATGAGAGATTATTTGATGGAACAAAACTCCAGGAGAATGAAAGCCTCCTGAACAGGATCTACACACAGCTCTACATCATAGAGGGAGAGagtgaaggagtgaatgaagaacatgagtttttacagatggagaaaacaGCCAGAACACAACACTCACAAGACACTCCAATCTACTGCAATGACATCTTTAAAGCCTCAGCTGAACCAGGATGTGAGGAGAAAGACCAGATCAAGACTGTTCTTACTAAAGGCATCGCTGGAATCGGAAAAAccgtctctgtgcagaagttcattcTGGACTGGGCCGAGGGAAAAGCCAATCAGGATGTAGATTTCATGTTTGTGCTTCCATTTCGAGAGCTGAACTTGATCCGAGATCGTCAGTACAGTCTTCACAGACTTCTGCTGGACTTTCATCCTGAACTTCAAGATCTGGACTCAAAGATTTATGAGGAGTGTAAAGTTGTGTTCctctttgatggtctggatgaaagcAGAAACACACTGATGTTTTCAGATGATCAGAAAGTTTGTGATGTGACTGAGACTTCATCAGTGGGTGTGTTGATGTCAAAGCTCATGAAAGGAGAgctgcttccctctgctctcatctggatcacctccagaccagcagcagccaatcagatccccTCCAAATACATCAACCGTCTGACAGAAATTCAGGGATTCAATGAGCCTCAGAAGGAGGAatatttcaggaagagaatcagtgaccagcatcaagccagcagaatcatctcacacatcagaagagcaagaagcctccacatcatgtgccacatccccgTCTTCTGCTGGATATCATCCACTGTGCTTCAGAAGCTCCTGGAAGAAGATCTGAGTGCAGAAATCCCtcaaactctgactgaaatgtacatccacttcctgctgattcagatcaacacgaggaaccagaagtATGAAGAGAGAGATCCAGAGAAACTCCTGCAGTCCAACAGAGAAATGATTGTGAAACTTGCTGAAGTGgctttcaaacagctgatgaagggCAATGTGATGTTCTATGAGGAGGACCTGATTGAGAGCGGCATAGACGTTACTGATGCCTCAGTGTATTCTGGGATTTGCACTGAGATCTTTAAGGAGGAATCGGTGATTCATCAGAGGAAAGTCTACAGCTTCGTCCATCTGAGTGTTCAGGAGTTTCTCACTGCTTTCTATGTAATTTACTGCCATTTAACGAAGAACAATGAACCACTACAGGTTTTTCTGCGTGATTTAAGAATTTACAGAATTTATGAAGACCCTCTGTTTGGACTACAGTTTCCAGGTGcaacaaataaacatgactatAAATATAGATATGATAACCATGTGTCTGACACTTTGCATGATCTGCTAAGATCAGCAGTAATTAAAGCACTCCAGAGTGAGAATGGACGTCTGGATCTGTTCCTGCGGTTCCTGCTGGGCGTCTCACTGGAATCCAATCAGAGACTCTTACAGGATCTGctgacacacacagaaaacagctcaGAGAGCATCAGAGAAACCACACAGTACATTAAAGAGAAGATCAAATTTAATGATAATTTTTATAATCCCTCAGCAGCTCaatccatcaatctgttcctCTGTCTGCTGGAAGTGAAAGATCAGACTCTGTCCAGAGAGATTCAGGAGTTTGTGAAATCAGACAAACACTCAGAGAAACTCTCTCCTGCTCGCTGCTCAACAATCGCCTACATACTTCAGATGTCAGAGGAGCCGCTGGATGACATGGACTTCAAGAAATACACCACATCAGTTGAGGGTAGAACAAGACTGATACCAGCTGTGATCAACTGTAGAAAAGCTCT TCTTTCTGGCTGTAATTTCACTGCTCAGCATTGTGAAATTGTTTCATTAGTTCTTCAGTCCTCAAACTGTATCCTAAAAGACCTGgacctgagtaacaatgacttgcaggattcaggagtgaagctgctctctGATGAACTGAAGTGTCCAAACTGTCAGCTGGAGATACTGAG ACTTTCTGGGTGTAGTCTTGCTGATCAGAGCTGTGAGAGTTTGTCATCAGCTCTTCAATCCTCAAACTgtgtcctgagagagctggatctgagtaacaatgacctgcaggattcaggagtgaagctgctctctgatggactgaagagtcCAAACTGCCAGCTGCAGATACTGAG TCTTTCTGGCTGTAATCTCATTGGTCAGCATTGTGAGAGTTTGTCATCAGCTCTACAATCCTCAAACTgtgtcctgagagagctggatctgagtaacaatgacctgcaggattcaggagtgaagctgctttctgatggactgaagagtcCAAACTGCCAGCTGCAGATACTGAG GTTGTCTGGCTGTATGGTGTCAGAGGAAGGCTGTGGTTATTtgtcttcagctctgagttcaaacccctcacacctgagagagctggatctgagctacaatcaccCAGGACAATCAAGAGTCCAGCTGATCTCTGATAAACTGCAGGATCCAAACTATAAACTGCAGATACTCAA tGTGGATCATGGAGGAGACATCAGGATGACAGCAGGACTACAGAAGT ATGCCTGTGATCTCACActggatccaaacacagcaCACACTCAACTCATTCTGTCTGATGAGAACAGGAAGGTGACGCGTGTGGAGGAGCATCAGCcatatcctgatcatccagagagaTTTAAGAAGTGGTATCATGTTCTGTGCAGAGAGAGTCTgactggacgctgttactgggaggcTGAATGGAGTGGATCTGCTGATATATCAGTATCATATAAAGGAAAGGACGGAATGAGTGATTTTAATTTTGGATGGAATGACAAATCCTGGAATCTGAACTGCTCTAGTAGCAGTTTGTCTGTCCGTCACAATAAAAACTACACTGATATACCTGCCGTCCACTCATCCTCTAATAGAGTAGGTGTCTATCTGGATTGGTCGTCCGGCTcgctgtccttctacagcgtctctgacacacacacactcacacacttacacacattcAACACCACATTCACTGAACCCCTCTACACTGTATTTACAGTTTATTCGAACTCTTCAGTGGCTCTGTGTCAGATTAAACAACAAATACAGACACACTTGTAA
- the LOC131545440 gene encoding NACHT, LRR and PYD domains-containing protein 12-like isoform X5 — translation MSTWDCSCHDQNGDQDPPQPVDDELQRVKYQHKTSMKIKYERLFDGTKLQENESLLNRIYTQLYIIEGESEGVNEEHEFLQMEKTARTQHSQDTPIYCNDIFKASAEPGCEEKDQIKTVLTKGIAGIGKTVSVQKFILDWAEGKANQDVDFMFVLPFRELNLIRDRQYSLHRLLLDFHPELQDLDSKIYEECKVVFLFDGLDESRNTLMFSDDQKVCDVTETSSVGVLMSKLMKGELLPSALIWITSRPAAANQIPSKYINRLTEIQGFNEPQKEEYFRKRISDQHQASRIISHIRRARSLHIMCHIPVFCWISSTVLQKLLEEDLSAEIPQTLTEMYIHFLLIQINTRNQKYEERDPEKLLQSNREMIVKLAEVAFKQLMKGNVMFYEEDLIESGIDVTDASVYSGICTEIFKEESVIHQRKVYSFVHLSVQEFLTAFYVIYCHLTKNNEPLQVFLRDLRIYRIYEDPLFGLQFPGATNKHDYKYRYDNHVSDTLHDLLRSAVIKALQSENGRLDLFLRFLLGVSLESNQRLLQDLLTHTENSSESIRETTQYIKEKIKFNDNFYNPSAAQSINLFLCLLEVKDQTLSREIQEFVKSDKHSEKLSPARCSTIAYILQMSEEPLDDMDFKKYTTSVEGRTRLIPAVINCRKALLSGCNFTAQHCEIVSLVLQSSNCILKDLDLSNNDLQDSGVKLLSDELKCPNCQLEILRLSGCSLADQSCESLSSALQSSNCVLRELDLSNNDLQDSGVKLLSDGLKSPNCQLQILSLSGCNLIGQHCESLSSALQSSNCVLRELDLSNNDLQDSGVKLLSDGLKSPNCQLQILRLSGCMVSEEGCGYLSSALSSNPSHLRELDLSYNHPGQSRVQLISDKLQDPNYKLQILNVDHGGDIRMTAGLQKYACDLTLDPNTAHTQLILSDENRKVTRVEEHQPYPDHPERFKKWYHVLCRESLTGRCYWEAEWSGSADISVSYKGKDGMSDFNFGWNDKSWNLNCSSSSLSVRHNKNYTDIPAVHSSSNRVGVYLDWSSGSLSFYSVSDTHTLTHLHTFNTTFTEPLYTVFTVYSNSSVALCQIKQQIQTHL, via the exons CTGTCATGATCAAAATGGAGACCAGGATCCTCCTCAACCAGTAGACGATGAACTACAGAGAGTCAAATACCAGCACAAAACCAGCATGAAGATCAAGTATGAGAGATTATTTGATGGAACAAAACTCCAGGAGAATGAAAGCCTCCTGAACAGGATCTACACACAGCTCTACATCATAGAGGGAGAGagtgaaggagtgaatgaagaacatgagtttttacagatggagaaaacaGCCAGAACACAACACTCACAAGACACTCCAATCTACTGCAATGACATCTTTAAAGCCTCAGCTGAACCAGGATGTGAGGAGAAAGACCAGATCAAGACTGTTCTTACTAAAGGCATCGCTGGAATCGGAAAAAccgtctctgtgcagaagttcattcTGGACTGGGCCGAGGGAAAAGCCAATCAGGATGTAGATTTCATGTTTGTGCTTCCATTTCGAGAGCTGAACTTGATCCGAGATCGTCAGTACAGTCTTCACAGACTTCTGCTGGACTTTCATCCTGAACTTCAAGATCTGGACTCAAAGATTTATGAGGAGTGTAAAGTTGTGTTCctctttgatggtctggatgaaagcAGAAACACACTGATGTTTTCAGATGATCAGAAAGTTTGTGATGTGACTGAGACTTCATCAGTGGGTGTGTTGATGTCAAAGCTCATGAAAGGAGAgctgcttccctctgctctcatctggatcacctccagaccagcagcagccaatcagatccccTCCAAATACATCAACCGTCTGACAGAAATTCAGGGATTCAATGAGCCTCAGAAGGAGGAatatttcaggaagagaatcagtgaccagcatcaagccagcagaatcatctcacacatcagaagagcaagaagcctccacatcatgtgccacatccccgTCTTCTGCTGGATATCATCCACTGTGCTTCAGAAGCTCCTGGAAGAAGATCTGAGTGCAGAAATCCCtcaaactctgactgaaatgtacatccacttcctgctgattcagatcaacacgaggaaccagaagtATGAAGAGAGAGATCCAGAGAAACTCCTGCAGTCCAACAGAGAAATGATTGTGAAACTTGCTGAAGTGgctttcaaacagctgatgaagggCAATGTGATGTTCTATGAGGAGGACCTGATTGAGAGCGGCATAGACGTTACTGATGCCTCAGTGTATTCTGGGATTTGCACTGAGATCTTTAAGGAGGAATCGGTGATTCATCAGAGGAAAGTCTACAGCTTCGTCCATCTGAGTGTTCAGGAGTTTCTCACTGCTTTCTATGTAATTTACTGCCATTTAACGAAGAACAATGAACCACTACAGGTTTTTCTGCGTGATTTAAGAATTTACAGAATTTATGAAGACCCTCTGTTTGGACTACAGTTTCCAGGTGcaacaaataaacatgactatAAATATAGATATGATAACCATGTGTCTGACACTTTGCATGATCTGCTAAGATCAGCAGTAATTAAAGCACTCCAGAGTGAGAATGGACGTCTGGATCTGTTCCTGCGGTTCCTGCTGGGCGTCTCACTGGAATCCAATCAGAGACTCTTACAGGATCTGctgacacacacagaaaacagctcaGAGAGCATCAGAGAAACCACACAGTACATTAAAGAGAAGATCAAATTTAATGATAATTTTTATAATCCCTCAGCAGCTCaatccatcaatctgttcctCTGTCTGCTGGAAGTGAAAGATCAGACTCTGTCCAGAGAGATTCAGGAGTTTGTGAAATCAGACAAACACTCAGAGAAACTCTCTCCTGCTCGCTGCTCAACAATCGCCTACATACTTCAGATGTCAGAGGAGCCGCTGGATGACATGGACTTCAAGAAATACACCACATCAGTTGAGGGTAGAACAAGACTGATACCAGCTGTGATCAACTGTAGAAAAGCTCT TCTTTCTGGCTGTAATTTCACTGCTCAGCATTGTGAAATTGTTTCATTAGTTCTTCAGTCCTCAAACTGTATCCTAAAAGACCTGgacctgagtaacaatgacttgcaggattcaggagtgaagctgctctctGATGAACTGAAGTGTCCAAACTGTCAGCTGGAGATACTGAG ACTTTCTGGGTGTAGTCTTGCTGATCAGAGCTGTGAGAGTTTGTCATCAGCTCTTCAATCCTCAAACTgtgtcctgagagagctggatctgagtaacaatgacctgcaggattcaggagtgaagctgctctctgatggactgaagagtcCAAACTGCCAGCTGCAGATACTGAG TCTTTCTGGCTGTAATCTCATTGGTCAGCATTGTGAGAGTTTGTCATCAGCTCTACAATCCTCAAACTgtgtcctgagagagctggatctgagtaacaatgacctgcaggattcaggagtgaagctgctttctgatggactgaagagtcCAAACTGCCAGCTGCAGATACTGAG GTTGTCTGGCTGTATGGTGTCAGAGGAAGGCTGTGGTTATTtgtcttcagctctgagttcaaacccctcacacctgagagagctggatctgagctacaatcaccCAGGACAATCAAGAGTCCAGCTGATCTCTGATAAACTGCAGGATCCAAACTATAAACTGCAGATACTCAA tGTGGATCATGGAGGAGACATCAGGATGACAGCAGGACTACAGAAGT ATGCCTGTGATCTCACActggatccaaacacagcaCACACTCAACTCATTCTGTCTGATGAGAACAGGAAGGTGACGCGTGTGGAGGAGCATCAGCcatatcctgatcatccagagagaTTTAAGAAGTGGTATCATGTTCTGTGCAGAGAGAGTCTgactggacgctgttactgggaggcTGAATGGAGTGGATCTGCTGATATATCAGTATCATATAAAGGAAAGGACGGAATGAGTGATTTTAATTTTGGATGGAATGACAAATCCTGGAATCTGAACTGCTCTAGTAGCAGTTTGTCTGTCCGTCACAATAAAAACTACACTGATATACCTGCCGTCCACTCATCCTCTAATAGAGTAGGTGTCTATCTGGATTGGTCGTCCGGCTcgctgtccttctacagcgtctctgacacacacacactcacacacttacacacattcAACACCACATTCACTGAACCCCTCTACACTGTATTTACAGTTTATTCGAACTCTTCAGTGGCTCTGTGTCAGATTAAACAACAAATACAGACACACTTGTAA
- the LOC131545476 gene encoding retinol dehydrogenase 8-like, with amino-acid sequence MATEGQRVVLITGCSSGIGLAIAVMLARDKMKRYYVIGTMRDLKRKDKLVEAVGDAYGKTLSLLTLDVCSDESVKQCVDSVKDRHIDILINNAGVGLVGPVEALSLDEMKQVFETNFFGVVRMIKEVMPDMKSRRSGHIIVISSVLGLHGVAFNDVYSASKFATEGMCEGLAIQLMKFNINVSMIEPGPVNTEFEMKLMTEVSKKEFVGADAETLNHFRTCYLPTQINLFKGLGQTPEDIAKVTKKVIESPRPPFRNLTNPLYTPIVALKYADETRGLSVRTFYHMLYNLGGIMHVSVRIMKFLSLEWLRRRAIAPT; translated from the exons ATGGCAACGGAGGGACAGAGAGTGGTGCTGATCACCGGCTGCTCGTCCGGTATCGGGCTCGCGATCGCCGTGATGCTTGCGAGAGACAAGATGAAGCGCTACTACG TCATAGGCACCATGCGAGATCTGAAGCGGAAGGATAAGTTGGTTGAAGCGGTGGGAGACGCATACGGTAAAACTCTGTCTCTGCTCACGCTGGATGTCTGCAGCGATGAATCTGTCAAACAGTGTGTCGACAGCGTCAAAGATAGACATATAGACATACTGA TTAATAATGCCGGCGTCGGTCTGGTGGGACCGGTTGAGGCTCTCAGTCTGGACGAGATGAAGCAGGTGTTCGAGACCAATTTCTTTGGCGTTGTGCGCATGATTAAAGAGGTGATGCCTGACATGAAGAGCAGACGCTCTGGACACATCATCGTCATCAGCAGCGTGCTGGGCCTGCATG GTGTGGCGTTTAATGACGTTTACTCTGCGTCAAAGTTCGCCACGGAGGGAATGTGTGAAGGACTCGCCATCCAGCTGATGAAGTTTAACATCAA TGTGTCGATGATCGAGCCCGGGCCTGTAAACACCGAGTTTGAGATGAAGCTGATGACAGAAGTCTCTAAGAAAGAGTTCGTTGGTGCTGATGCTGAGACGCTCAATCACTTCAGGACCTGCTACCTGCCCACACAAATCAACCTCTTTAAAGGCCTGGGACAAACACCTGAAGACATTGCCAAG GTCACTAAGAAGGTGATCGAGTCGCCACGGCCTCCGTTCCGTAACCTGACGAATCCTCTGTACACTCCGATCGTGGCGCTGAAGTACGCAGACGAGACACGCGGCCTGTCAGTTCGCACCTTCTATCACATGCTGTATAACCTGGGAGGAATCATGCATGTTAGCGTGAGAATCATGAAGTTCCTGAGCCTCGAATGGTTACGGAGACGAGCCATAGCACCAACCTAA